TGGGGCTTTTAATGGAAAAGTTTTTGTCAGTCTAATTGTAAAACTCCATCGAGAGGCTTTAACAGTGGTTTACATAATTGTCAATAGCAAGCGTTTAGAAGCAGAGGTTTCTGGAGTAAGTGAAGACTTTCAAGGTAAGTTTAGTGTGAAATATCGGCTTCCGTAGATAAATATAACATCTATCCTGAAGATTATTGCTGtttagaaattttactttttggaaatagtaattctttcatttttctgtttcttcaagcTTTGATGTTCACAAGAAGTGTCCCCTCTGTGAATTAATGTTCCCTCCCAACTATGATCAGAGCAAATTTGAAGAACATGTTGAAAGTCACTGGAAGGTGTGCCCAATGTGCAGCGAGCAGTTCCCTCCTGACTATGACCAGCAGGGCTTTGAAAGGCACGTGCAGACCCATTTTGAtcagaatgttttaaattttgactaGTTACTTTTTATTATGAGTTAGCAATATagtttaacaatttaaaaaaatcacctccaATAGACCACTATGGAGACCACAAGGTATCCCTTCCATGTACCTTCTACCACACTTTTCTGAACAAGCGCTGCTTTGGAGTTTTGTGTTACTAGGGTCAATCTTCAGCTTATCAATAAATATCATTGTAACCCCTGTTAATCTTAGAGcttaagaaaactttttctgtgtttgtatctttatttattcCCCAGTTTGCAGAACTATATGAATAAAGGAAATGGATTGTTTTAATGTTACCACACTGAATATATATGTGGAGTGTgtgacttagcataatatttaCAAGTTTCTGTTGACCTTGTTGATTGAGCATGACTACtaaatattatgtaataaaaataatttataagtgtggcaaaataattatttgaatacaGAAACTTCCATAATTTAACccatgaaaggattttttttaacttcctttaaaaatggaGCTGCATGTAGAATCAGCTCACATGCTTGCAGTATAGCAAATACTTTTTGATATTTGAAATGTTTGCTTTAGGAATAGAAGGcatattttgctaattttatgaCCAAAACATTTTAGAATGACTTGAGTGATTATTTTTAAGCCATCTTGAAGTTGTATTTCTGTCTAATGGGAAAATGGAACAAATACACCAGTGCAGTTGTTTCATAACAACTGTTTCATAGAAAGGATCTACTAAACAGTGGTGGTTGTGGCATAAAATCACAGGAAGTGTATCCGTAACTTTTCCACATTTTCCTGATGGAggagaattttgaaagaagattCTCAGTAAGTGATTGAAAATGTGATGTATAAATGCAAATCAATGTGTTCATTGTGTCTCTATGTAGTATTCTCATTAACATTAAAGAGGACACATTTTTGGAGATGTGTAATTTCATTGTCAAATTTATTTATGATAGCTTTTCATTAAGTGTAAacatcattaacattttttttttttttggtctgggcTGTTAAGTTTCCCAACAGTGtttctcttaaaatatgaatGGTAAGAATTTACTGtgattttgcttcttttgtagttatcaaaatatttaagcTTAAGCAAGGTAGCTGGGATGTTAACCTTACAATCCGCGTGGTGACATTTCGGTGTGCTGTGTGTGAACTGCATTCACATCGTGTTGCTTGTATTGGTTTCTGAAAGCCGAAGTTGGAATCCTTGAAAAAGAATTGTGAGTGCAGGGCAAGACGGGCTGTGGCAGACTAGAAGGCAGCAGTAgctgaggacccccccccccccccccgctcacctTCCCGGGAGGGGGACGTGCGGATAAAACACATTCAGTGGGGATAGTCTCACGCTGCAGAGCAAGCCAACCTACGAGTATCCTCCCCGTGTTAGGGTGGTAAGGGACACTACTGAAAATACAGAGCCCTGTTTGTTTTGGGTCAGAGgcagtttattttaaatgatttcatttacatttataagcaGCTTTTCTTGACAGCAATTTTGATTAAGTTGCCTTCAGTTCTAAAACAAACCTCTGTTGCTTTCAAACTTAATGTGCTCTGTCCCcaacaaaacatatgaaaatataatttaaagcaCAGTTTCACAGACACAGTACGATACATTCACTATACACGGTATAACAAAATATTCCCATCCTTACCTGTTTAGTAATACTGTCACAAGGAATAAGTAAATAGAAATTGAATTTGTTTTATAgttgaaagaaatttaacatgCACAATGACTATTTTATGACTGTTTAGCTGTTGAACTACTGATCCAGCCTACATTTCTTGCACTAGAAGGAGCAAAGCTAAATAATGACTGCTGGCCTAAAAAAATTTTGGTCAATTATAGGTAGATATGAAGTATCCAAGCAGGGCCTTCTTATGCACCAACTAGTTGCTTCTCATTGTCTGGATCACCCTTTTTCAACCTAGAACACTGTATATTCAGGACCAAGACCACTCTTCAGAGATCTGAGGAAATTTTTCGAGGGCAGTGTctttagaaatactttaaaatccCTCATTATGAGGGATCGACAACTGAAGAATATAGAAGCTTACCCATCTGGCCAGTCATCCTTTCAGACTGCGTGAAGAATTGAGGAGGGACACCTGCTTCCCAGCTGTAAGACTTTCATCAAATGGGAACATGGAAAGTTGTTTTGTAAGCAGTTCGAGTTTGCTTTTCACCAGTTTTGTGGGCAGTTAGCCATCTCAGAGCAATTTTTATTGCATAATGAGGCAGTTGGTAAACTCTTGCATGTTTAAGGAATAGCACTTGGGAGAAAAGAACACTCAAGGCATGATGGTATTGTTGGTGAGAAAAACTTCAGGAATGGTCCAGACGTAGGTCACTCTAATGGGTCATATTAGTCACTCTCTGACCACCTGCCACAAGAAGCACTTAATTGTCAATAAGGCTCAATTTCGTGTTTCggcaaaatgttttataaagctAAACAGACGTTGCCAATGGGAATACAGACCTCTACAACGTGATGGGAaaagtgccttaaaaaaaaatgtctaaaaacacAATGAGCGTGAAGAAGAGGCAGTTGGGGGGTGGCGTGGGGGGGATCTTAACAAAAATGTCCTCTTTGAAACGTGCTTgtaattttcttatttgcaaCCCATAGGTTAGGGCAGTGGTTGCAAGAATTGGCAACACATAAAACATTAAATCTGTTGGCAATAGAGAACTACAAAGTGCTTTAAAACTTCACCTAAAGATgaagatagaactaaatttcacacacacaaaatttgcACTTAAGtatttcaaagtgttttctaaCAGATTTCAGGGAAAAGTATTTCACTAAACTGGTATCTTGGTCCACAAATATCAACAGGCATAAACTGAATCCCTTGCACCCAGCAGGCACTCCATGAATGTGTGTGAAATTGAGTGAACTGAATAGACTATTTTGTACAAAAATGCCATGTAGAACACAAATGATTGGTAAATCAGATGGCAAGATTTTCAGCTTTTTAAGGGGCAGAAGGATTTGCAAGATAATATAAAACACAGAAAGCACACCTTTTACGtatgttatttaaatatgaaaatacttttagCATATTATGTTAaacattcttatttatatttccattacCTAAAGTCTTTCTACTCACAAATACTAACTCCATTATGTAAGGCATGGTAACCAGTTTGATGATGAAggtattattttggttttgaacATAGTGAGTTGATGTGTTGAAAAACTTCAATCACATTAcaatcttgggggaaaaaaaaatctcagtgccagcccctcctccccccagttGATATCACTGCAATACAACCTAATAATATGCAACATGCCCtcaatcttattttcttttgggggaaatgTGCTGAAGAACCTAGAGCTTTTTCTGTTTAGCACCTTATATCAAAGTAATGAAAATGGGTATGATGATGACATGTGCAAATGTACAAAATCATTAACTCTACAAAGATACATCATtccaaaattacagaaaagttttaaagcatgcatttaattctttaaagggTTGCTGAATGCTTCCCCTGCAAAAAGGTGGCTGTTTTCAAAATCAGCAACTGCTGGTGAGGGTTTCTTGGCACAGTTGGGGACCAGCATGTTATTGCTGCATCTTCCTGATAATCTCAGCCGACACCGGGGGGTGGAAATTGATTGTGTGGTGccgcaggccctgagctgtcttGTAACTCTTACCACAACGACATTTGAATGGTTTGCGGACGCGGATCTGTGTTCTGTGACCATTCTTAGCGTGGTACTTTATGCCATTCACATTCTGTGGAGAAGACAAAACGTCACCGATCAGATGCAACCAAGACGTCAGACTGGGGAAAACCTCCATGTGGGTCTGGATTACAATGGACCTCTCCTGGATGGCAGGTGTGTACAGGGTAGGCTTTGCCTGAGCTCTAGTGCCAGCAGCCTGATGTGATCGTGGGCCGTGCAGAGTGGGTCATTTACTCTGACAAATTTTACATAGACTATGTATTCGAGACTGTAGAAGGAAGCACAGTTAGTTCCTCTGCCTAGAACTTTACTTCCTTTCTGGAtcattttttccatttggaaGAGCGTTCACAACAAACAGTCATATAAACATAGCCTCAGGATGACCAAAAAGCTGTCTTTCGAAAGAAGACACAGGGCAATAGAGTTCAAGATCTATATAAATCCCTGATGCGGAAACTCACCTGTTTTGCTTCCAGACGGCTGGAATAACCTACCTTACCTGGAATTTTCGTCCATTTTCTACTTTGCATTAAGGCAGGGTCTCTGCCACAAATCTTGCCCAAAATCATGCCGTGACACAGTTGTGTTAAATAAGCACCCGTGGACAGACTGAACATTTATGTGCTGCATTCCAAACATAGGTTATGGAAGTCTCAACAATGTAAGAGTTCCAAAGTTCAAGCTAGCATGCACATTCTGGATTTCTACTAAGACTCCATGCTTTGAATCACTCTACGGACTTAATTTACTATTGCTCAATCCCAATTAAATGGTGAGAAAACGGGCATTGAGTGATGAaagatttaagtaaaaataaatggccTAAAAAAATTAGATGATTAGGTGATATTAGAGCATAGGTTCTCAACTCCCACGTCTGCTACTGCCAGATTTGGGAGTAGGGGAGGACACAAGAGCGAGCTTGAAACAAAGACGGGAGAACAGGTCGTCAGAAGCGTGGGCTGTTTCCTAAAGTATTACGTGAATCTGATTCCACTGAGCCTAGTCCTAAACCCAACTCGGGATTCCAACATAGCAGTCTTGAACTTTACTCAGAAGATGCCCTTCCTGAGCTCCCAGGTACAGGGACGGCCTGCTGTTCCATGGGCatctaggacagtgcctggcccGTAGTAGATGCTCCATAAGCATCTGTGAGTGGTGAATTTGTTAGAACGTGGTTCACTATTCTGGAATGAGTTGCTATTAAAATGCGTTCAGTGATTACTATTTACATTCCCCTCTTAGAGATCCATAACACACGTTATCCTGCTTGACTTAGTTGAACCCAGGGGTGCCAAACAGCAATCAGTTGGCTGTGTTCAGAGCCTGACTGACGGTTGTCCGTGGAGTCAAAGCACAAGGACAAACACCCTTTGCCCTGGACCCCGGGCTCTGGGGCATCTGCACCTTTGTTTCTGTCCATCCCGCATCAATCCCTCCATGCGGGACAAGGGAACCCCTCCCTGTTCTAGAGGCATGTTGGGAAGAACCTGCTGCTgcagcagggacagagggagagcagtGACAGTGGCAGAATCAGGCCCATTAAGATGATGGGTAGACTGCCCCTGCCGGCCTCCTGCTATTCCAGCCACCCCAGCACAAGCCGAAGGATGCGAGTAGAGCCAGCTGCGTATCCCAGCCCGAGCTGGCATCTTTCTGCCACCGCATGAGGCACCCAGGTAAGAACCACCTAGCTGGTGCCAGACAACCCACAGAACCACGAAGGACAACAGTTTTAAGATACTTGAAATAAGTTTTTACAAACATTAGAAAAGCACCACTGGCTTTCTAAGTAACAATACGGTAGGAAGTTTCCTGGCCCGCAAAGACTAGAAATTTGCATCCGTCCCTCGCTGACATCCCATTTACTAAAAGCTCAACAGAtacattcactgagcacctagtaGGGTCCTTCTCCGTAGATGGAAGGGTGACTCAAACATTTCATGTCCTTGTTTCCACAGGGAACTTGTAAAATGGATCatcaaaaatcaagaaaatagagGAAACCAAAACTAACTACCTTTGGCTAGCAAGCAAAACAGCATGGCGACTCCCAGCAGGAACAGGGCTTAGATACTCCATTCAGGCCTGAGTTTTTACAATTAGGTGAGAAGTCTCAAACCAGAAATTGCTAAAGCCACAAGAAGCCAGTCCAACATGACCGGATCCAGAGTTCGGCAGGAGAAGGACAAGGCCAGGGTGGAGGGGATTTCAGCAGGTCTGTGGTCTGTTCCCCGCTTGAATGTAAACATGGTGGTGTGAGTCTGGCCGTGAGACCGTGAGGAAAACACCGCTAACTCCATACATTTGCTTTATTACTTTGGAAAAATGAGTAAGCCCCTTGCACATTTGGAAACATGTGGCTCTTCCAGGGTTGGCCAAAGGACCTAGAAAACCTACCTTACCCGTCTCTCTCTTTGTCGCCGTGATTTCAAATGTTCACAAGGGTCAGTGGGATACCCTGGCACACGTTAGTGCAAGCTCTAATGAGATTCAAGATTTGCCCCATCTGTTCATTCACAGATAGCAATGGGAGCTTTCACTTTTCTAACACTTGAGGTTAAAAAAGATTCACAGACATGTATATATAATTGCAGAGAGTCTAAAAGAAGTTTGGtctttcagaaatattaataacTAACATAGGTGATGGCAGGCGACTTGAAAATGAAATGCTTAAATCCTCTGGTCtctggaaagaggaaagggagttgatctttgaattttttttttttttacatttatttatttttgagagagcgtaagggagaggcagagacagaatctgaaacaggctccaggctctgagctgtcagcacagagcccgacacggggctcgaacccacaaaccatgagatcatgacctgagccgaagtcggatgcttaaccgactgagccacccaggcgccccgggagttcatctttaaaaagggaaagaagaaaaggggagggggggcaaggAAGGTCAGTAACATGAAGAGCTTCTCATGCTGAGTATTTGAGGTGTCCTGTCTTATCCAGTACTCCTgttttagatgaaatggacactGAGAAGGTGAGTGAAGCAGGTAAATGATAGGCTTGGGATGGGAACCCAGGGATGCCGGATTCCAGAGTAGTCCACATTTCTCCCAGAATTCCACATACCTGAAGTGCTAGGTACTTACTATGTAGTACAACCAACTGGTggtctttgaaaaattttacaaGTTGGGAAGGATTGGGACACTCCATCTGGAGAAAATGGTCAGTAAACTATGGTGGTCTGACACAGGGCTGGCATGTGccggaaggcagggaggaggcagcaagGGGGCACAGGCAGGCAAGGGTGGCATCAGCTCATTTCCATGCCAGGTTCTACCATCAGGAGCTACCTGCCCTGATGAGGGAATAGAACCAGTCAATGCACAACAAACAATTCAGACGCTCTTCTCTAAATTCCAGTCCAGATCAAATCATGAAACCTAAAGTCTGTACGCCAAGCTGGGCCACTGTGTCCTCGACAGTATTTGATTTTTATAGTCCGGACTCAGACCCGAATAAATACAATATGTGACATGTGCCCTTGATATAAAAACTAACTTTCAGTTCCCCGCAGGCCTTGAGGCTCTACATAAATGAGAGGATGAAATCACTTGGGGATttgataaggaagaaaaattaaacgAGCTGGGgttggagggggtggtggtgttaAGAGTGGAAAGTAAAGCCACCTGTAGCAGCGTGGTGACACCAACCAGCCTGAGAGCTGAAATGGAAGTCACTCCCCCACTGGACTCCGCATGGCCGCACATACAACGTCCAGGATGAGTCAGGTGGGAGTCACATCTTTAAAGTCCCTTTATTAAAGCAATCTGTGTCGAGGGTAGGTAATTGTACAAATGTAGAAAATGCAAaggaacataaaaaaagaacaggttaATCACTATTGAACATCTGAGCTACCTCCTTCCAGCATTTTCCCCATGAGAGATCTATCACATGAGATTGGAGTCTCCCAccgttatgtatttttttttgaaaggattttGAGGGCATCATTTTATTCCATTGCCCTACTGTTAGAAATTTAGTGTTTCCTAAATTTGTGCTGATAGTGTGATGAACATCCTTGTATATCAATCTCTGCATCCCTGACGATGTGCTTGGGATGCATTTCTAGGAGACTATGGAGCTAAGaatatggactttttttttcctttctttctttctttctttctttctttctttctttctttctttctttcttctttcgaTTATTTACTGCCAAGTTGCTTTCTGGAAAGGTTGCCTGTTATACCCCTACCAGGGCTTCTGATGGGACAGTTAGGAGAGGCAAGGAGATTTAGATCCGCTGAGGGAGAGAAGGGCTGATGTGGCCTTCCCGGAAAACCTCGAGCTCACACCTGCCTGGCTGTGTATCTGGACATTAGAGGCCACCTTCACGCTTTCTTCACGATGCTGAAACCACCAATGTTCTCCATGTAGCAGAGGGACCCTTCCAGAGAAAGTGCAGGGGACAGCTTGTTCTGTTgcctatttcttaaaaatacccTTGATTCTAACAACTctaatatttgaaattatcaaAGGCAAAAAAACCTCAAAGCACCACAGCCCATCTTTTAAAGCCATTCCCAGTTACAAGCTTGGGgagtcctctctctcttgcctgcaGTCAGAAGAAGAGTGTGGGTTGCACCAAGGTGGATGGGATCAGTTATTCCAGGCCTGAAACGTATCTGGGACAAATCCAAAATCACATTACTGCTCTGGGGTCCTGGTggttggctgggggtggggggagggggggcgttgTCTTCTTCCCCATACATTTTGCCTCTGTTCCTTTATCCTCAGAGTATCTATTGTCCAAGCCCTGTGACCGATGCTGAAGGGTCTATGAGCTGTGTGGACCCTTCGGGTGAAAAGCTAGTAAGTGCTCTCTCCAGTGGTATGAACAGAGCGAGTAGAAAGGTCAGGGGATCGAACTTCAGTTGGGGAATGAGCGCCGGGAAACTTGGTAAGGCCTCCCccagaggaggtggcatttgagccatGCCTTGAGAAGTGAGGGGAATTCAAATGAGAAGTGCtgatggagagaggagggaaagggagcacCCCAGGCAAAGGGATTCATCCGGGAAACAACCTGGAGACTCGGCTGTCCTGCTGggcccctctcccttgcccaaCTCAGCATGAAGTCTAGAAAGTGAGGAACGTCACCTCTCTGTTCTGCAAATGCTGGGAAGTGGCGAGAAGCACTGATCTGGGGTCGGTGCCCAAGCAGCTAACGGCTTAGAGACTCCCTGCCAACAGCAGACAAGTCTGAAGGGAGCCCTGGGAATGAACAACAAGATGGCACCACTTCTGGATTCTGCCTGACGCCACAGCACAGCCGCTCATTAAACCTTCCTCAAGCCAACACCCAATCCGACCGTCACGCAGTAAATAAGAGGCAGGAATTACACCAGAGCTCACCACTGCCCTGCGGCCAGTAACTTCCCAGCAGAAAGAGTCAAACTGAAGCTTGAAAGGAGTATGACCACGCTTCCTCAAGCACTCGGTTAGAAGTAGTTACGTGTTTGTTCTTGGCCCACGTATCATTACTTGGCCTTCTGGCCCAGAAAAGGAAACTCACACTTCCCTCATGGAAATCAGGACCACAAATTGCAACCCGGGGTCATCTGTCAGCTGGTGGTACTGAGTCAGGCAGCCTCCGCAGCCCAAGCTTCACTCAATTTTCTTTTGGCCTTACGTGCAGAAAGAACACTCAGGTCCCCAACCACCCAGATGTAGACAACTACAGGAGAAATTGCTGGAAACCCAAGAGAAAAATTACAGCAAAAGAATAATGGTAGGAAAACAAGTgaggtggggaggcggggggaggctgTGGAGAAGGAATGAAGGGGGCAGGGAAGCCTGGAGAGAGGGGCATCTGGAAAGCAGGCAGGAATCAATGAGCGAATTCTCAGTCTAGCTTTGTCCACTTTGAAATAAATAGAGAAGGAAAACTCTCTTTCTGACACGCAAGAGCTACCCTCTGGAAAAATGAGCCTGTCTGACAATCCCTTGGCTTTCTGGCCTCCCGAGGTAACAGCCTCCTTGCCTTTCCTACTCTGTCTTCCATGCCTCTGACGTAGAAAATGTGTgtcccggggcgcctggatggctcagtcggttaagcgtccgacttcggctcaggtcatgatctcgcggtgcgtgagttcgagctccgcgtcgggctctgtgctgacagctcagagcctggagcctgtttcagattctgtgtccccctctttctctgaccctcccctgttcatgctctgtctctctctgtctcaaaaaaaataaataaacgttaaaaaaaaaattaaaaaaaaaaaaaaaagaaaatgtgcgtCTGTAACTCTGAGTCATGTTCTGACCCCAACAGCTCCCCTGTCCTGATGGGATTCTCACACCTCCACCCTGGCGTTTTCATTTTACACAAAGCATACCTGGACTTTTCCATGATAAAATGCTAACAGTATAAAATAGGTGAAACCTTGGCCACTTAGTCTTGTGATTCATTTGTGTTGCATGCTTCTATATAGTGGCTGGCACAAAAAATACTGAAGtcgttttcttttttagtgttcaGGGACATATTTAAGAGCAATGGGAGAACTGCTTATGCTGTTGCACATCTTTTAagcctttttattaaaaaaaaggtcaACCTGCTGAGCTATGGGTAAATTCGCATATCATCAAATGTACCAAGtatgtttctgatttttatatttctgtctcACAGCTGGATTTTAAAGAGTTGCTGACACTTGGCAGAagtgttgcaattttttttttaaagtgtttgtttatttagttttgagggggagaggggcagagagaaggagacagaatcccaagcaggctccacacggtcagcacagaacccgatgtggggctcgcactcatgaaccgtgagatcgtgacctgagctgacgtcagacacttaaccgacggagccacccaggcgccccgaaaagtaAAAGACTTTTTAATCAAGTATGTATCATCAGCTAAGAATGtatagattttaatatttatataataaatattcttccttcctaaaaaaaacaaaatttgttttttaaggcgCCCTCTGGACTGACACCTGAATGTTGTGGGTGTTCCTCATTCTTTTGTCCCTTTGAGTTTTCTTAACAGAAGATCTAGTGCCCCGGGCTGTTCATGACACCCAGCCAGGCTCTCGGAGACACGGGTTCCACATCATCTATATAGAGAGGGCACTGAGGTGGGCCATTGGTGAGAAAGATTTCAAAGCCCCCTTTTCTGCCTTTCCTGCCAGTAGGCgggggctggtgggggcgggagggggcaaGAGCTCCCTCCCCGAAAGCTAAATACCCTAGCACATCCACTACTTTTAAGACGTCAAGGCCGCCTTCGGAGAGCCACCTCCACAGCCAACCACTGAGGCAGGTGCTTGGCAAACAGGTGACACACTTGATATTCTGACTGATAGGACATGAGTTTGAAGACCACCGGGAACACGATCCTCCTACCAAAAACACCCCCTCTTTCGACCTGCAGCTCCCGCGCAGATGAGCAGAGGGGAAACCCCACGGAACTGCCAGGGACCAGGGGCCCGCGTGTGCCCAGGCACATGTCTCCGGGAGGACCGGGCACTCAGCCCGCACGGGAGAGGGGGGCATCTCTGCCCGGGCTGCACACTCGCTTGGGCAGGAGGAGCTGctgcccgacgtggggcttgttTTTCCACGCAGTCATGCCCGGTGGGGTGGTGGTACCGCGTTTACCTTGTATCTCTTTTTACATCCAGGAACCGGGCAGGCAAAAGGCTTCTCTTCCCCTCCGTTCATGCACATCGAGCTAAGGATGGCTTCGGAGCTTATGGCGCTCTCTGTGGTCCAGGACTCATCGCTGTCCGACTCCTCGTAGTCGACCTCCTCCTCGTCGTACTCGCTGCCTGCAGGGTCAGACAAGCGCAAGAGCCATCAGCAGCGGTCCTAGGGCTCCCTCCAGTTTGCTCCTGCCACCCGCAGGGCAGGGAGGAATGGGTGACCACACGGGGGCCACTCCTCCTGCCCTGGGGGAACAT
This DNA window, taken from Panthera tigris isolate Pti1 chromosome A2, P.tigris_Pti1_mat1.1, whole genome shotgun sequence, encodes the following:
- the JAZF1 gene encoding juxtaposed with another zinc finger protein 1 isoform X6; its protein translation is MTDAARREQESLKKKIQPKLSLTLSSSVSRGNVSTPPRHSSGSLTPPVTPPITPSSSFRSSTPTGRKDVREQTKGGGRLQMFSAGHPGPCRHVFQMSAPGSEYDEEEVDYEESDSDESWTTESAISSEAILSSMCMNGGEEKPFACPVPGCKKRYKNVNGIKYHAKNGHRTQIRVRKPFKCRCGKSYKTAQGLRHHTINFHPPVSAEIIRKMQQ